A single region of the Diadema setosum chromosome 14, eeDiaSeto1, whole genome shotgun sequence genome encodes:
- the LOC140237460 gene encoding uncharacterized protein isoform X2: protein MHTDDQSLHLTTFCLKYKPTVVACVCIHLACKWTQWTIPKSNDGKGWWEYVDPTVTENLLDELTREFLAIIDRCPMRLKKRIMGYKHSGKDNKKPKQENQPSADGSQQQQPQTAGSSQGSVDSGVVATSSVDPFEYSFDAKSGFDQFSDSEDAKFEESSQKSDKTSRERSSGSSTSAAGPPKQEVVKVSFEEYKRKEKERKEREMQMKKQQPPPAMGRPEKSEVSGIVPGRPSHRDSKHYPDKLPGVPPGVGGKERGSQGHERYSTGHERIHPPHERTHTGHERIQASSHDRHASGHEKLLSNSDKIMPGNPKVHSGHTRGPSGPERLPSSHERSSSGQERIPASLGRAPSSSAKPTGPQIAHKVKSQDKALSSIASIDPAKRGLVGDHRDRREHRRPEANPPAPPEMTDEHPATSSARLLQSNVSDALGTGLKEKSYAHAVKGISDRNEKMHRRVKEEQHTLRGTDSSKYADKISKLPFIKKESIQAPKPDLTSNEGQIKLEIFQELSANLEKELEMESGLNVSDVPQLNSVPETVTIQPKTTVDNPPSSGKSLQAEQASLDKTHLRINKDLIEHVTQEENPHPLSRPEDCQDGQSSKRDHSERKEEREKRREGHKSKRDDRKHHRSHKHRNHSPSSRKHAHENDVSEAGGDMAPAKRQRLEETGSPHTVLTTSTGIKLKIKGLSNSFNNGSDERNGKDSNKTPNASCESPGQVSLKLNLKINSPHNSSPRESGRDKDQSNHHRSHHKHKSRHHRSRDGHHRHSRSPNVSGASDASPAISPSKRRALDVPEAFRASSQSSQSLLDLPMPPDPARLSSSHLSSPVNKHSRRKREPQPPLPREDVPPPPPPPPPPRYSPLSTVSELPPMLSTVSELPPMLSTVSELPPMLSTIDHQGLFSDFQPPLPSGNPTDYRPPPPPPFPPYPPSQKKPRPPPM, encoded by the exons ATGCACACAGATGATCAGAG CCTTCATCTGACTACATTTTGCCTGAAGTACAAGCCGACTGTTGTTGCCTGTGTTTGCATCCATCTTGCCTGCAAGTGGACACAATGGACG ATTCCCAAGTCCAATGATGGCAAAGGCTGGTGGGAGTATGTTGACCCAACAGTGACAGAAAATCTTCTAGATG AACTGACAAGAGAGTTTCTTGCCATCATTGATCGCTGTCCAATGCGGCTGAAGAAGAGAATTATGGGATACAAG CACTCTGGGAAAGACAACAAGAAGCCCAAGCAAGAGAACCAACCCAGTGCAGATGGCAGTCAGCAGCAGCAACCACAGACTGCTGGATCATCTCAAGGCTCAGTAGACAGCGGGGTAGTCGCCACCTCATCGGTTGATCCTTTTGAGTACTCCTTCGATGCAAAGTCTGGCTTCGATCAGTTCTCTGACTCTGAAGATGCAAAGTTTGAGGAGTCGTCCCAGAAGAGTGATAAGACATCGCGGGAGCGGAGCAGTGGATCGTCTACATCGGCTGCTGGTCCACCCAAACAGGAGGTTGTCAAAGTGTCATTTGAGGAGTACAAGCGTAAAGAGAAGGAGCGAAAAGAGCGagaaatgcaaatgaaaaagCAGCAACCTCCACCAGCCATGGGCCGTCCTGAGAAGTCTGAAGTCAGTGGAATTGTTCCTGGTAGGCCATCACACAGAGACTCAAAACACTATCCAGATAAGTTGCCGGGTGTTCCACCTGGTGTCGGTGGGAAGGAGCGAGGATCTCAAGGCCATGAGAGATATTCCACGGGTCATGAGAGAATCCATCCACCTCATGAGAGGACTCACACAGGTCATGAAAGAATACAAGCCAGCAGTCATGACCGGCATGCTTCTGGTCACGAAAAGCTTCTCTCCAACTCTGACAAAATAATGCCAGGAAACCCCAAGGTTCATTCAGGACACACCCGTGGTCCTTCGGGGCCAGAGAGGTTACCCTCTAGTCATGAACGTAGCTCCTCAGGTCAGGAAAGGATTCCAGCAAGCCTGGGCAGGGCTCCCTCAAGCTCTGCCAAACCAACCGGCCCACAAATAGCCCACAAAGTGAAATCTCAGGACAAGGCTCTGTCATCAATAGCCAGCATTGACCCAGCCAAAAGGGGACTTGTCGGGGACCATAGAGACAGGAGAGAGCATAGAAGGCCAGAGGCAAACCCTCCTGCACCACCAGAAATGACCGACGAGCATCCTGCAACTTCTAGCGCTCGGTTATTACAGAGTAATGTTAGTGATGCTCTAGGTACAGGGCTAAAGGAAAAGAGTTACGCCCATGCTGTCAAAGGAATCTCAGACAGGAATGAGAAAATGCACAGGAGAGTCAAAGAGGAGCAACACACTCTCCGTGGTACTGACTCTAGCAAGTATGCTGACAAAATCTCAAAGCTACCCTTTATCAAGAAAGAATCCATCCAAGCACCAAAGCCAGATCTTACGAGTAATGAAGGACAAATCAAGCTGGAAATATTCCAAGAGCTTTcagcaaacttggaaaaagagCTTGAAATGGAGAGCGGGTTGAATGTCTCTGATGTTCCTCAGCTTAATTCAGTGCCTGAAACCGTCACAATACAACCTAAAACAACAGTTGATAATCCTCCATCATCAGGGAAGAGTCTGCAAGCAGAGCAGGCATCACTTGATAAGACACACTTAAGAATTAATAAGGACTTAATTGAGCATGTAACCCAGGAGGAAAACCCTCATCCTCTCTCAAGGCCAGAAGATTGTCAGGATGGACAATCTTCCAAGAGGGATCACagtgagagaaaagaagagCGTGAAAAGAGGAGGGAAGGTCACAAATCCAAGAGAGATGACAGAAAACATCACCGCTCTCACAAGCACCGCAACCATTCACCCTCATCCCGCAAGCATGCCCATGAAAATGATGTCAGTGAAGCAGGTGGTGATATGGCCCCAGCTAAGAGGCAGAGATTGGAGGAGACTGGTTCACCACACACTGTCCTGACCACCTCCACTGGAatcaaactgaaaataaaagGCCTCTCCAATTCCTTCAATAATGGCAGTGACGAGCGTAACGGCAAAGACTCCAACAAAACTCCTAATGCCAGCTGTGAGTCACCAGGCCAGGTATCACTAAAACTGAATCTTAAAATTAATTCACCCCATAATAGCTCACCAAGAGAATCTGGCAGAGACAAGGACCAGAGCAACCATCACCGGTCGCATCACAAACACAAATCCCGTCATCACCGCAGTCGAGATGGGCACCACAGACACTCACGGAGTCCCAATGTGTCCGGTGCTTCAGATGCATCACCAGCCATATCTCCAAGTAAGCGTAGGGCCCTGGATGTGCCAGAGGCATTCAGGGCCTCCTCACAGAGCAGCCAGTCCTTGCTGGACCTCCCGATGCCACCAGACCCAGCCAGATTGTCATCTTCCCACCTCTCCTCCCCAGTCAACAAACACTCCAGGCGCAAGCGAGAGCCACAACCCCCACTACCACGGGAAGATGTGCCTCCTCCgccccctcctcctccaccacccAGGTACTCCCCGTTGTCAACAGTGAGTGAGTTGCCTCCCATGTTGTCAACAGTGAGTGAGTTGCCTCCCATGTTGTCAACAGTGAGTGAGTTGCCTCCCATGCTGTCTACCATTGATCATCAAGGTCTCTTTAGTGATTTCCAGCCACCACTGCCCAGTGGGAACCCTACTGACTACcgcccccctcctcctcctccttttcctccttaCCCTCCTTCGCAGAAAAAACCACGGCCACCTCCAATGTAG